The Paraburkholderia sp. D15 genome has a segment encoding these proteins:
- a CDS encoding ATP-binding protein — protein MFNHIVRSMSARLWITAVAALAVTLSLVATVAMVAFNDYPEALLGRHEQMEHISEVANGLIFDAAGRPESVRLTGETAWLFHVVTSELRYRVLDSAGTPLLWSQNGQQDVAWGDLDMPKCSGRAQRVVLGGEPFDVMTLQVSHGSQNYYVQTATSARFIAAIIGDKIKPIPAIVKITIFIAMVTFALTLTVTVYRVMRPLREASRAAALISPRNLKTRLSIDGIPSEIAPLIDAFNAALERLENGFAVQQQFLASAAHELQTPLTLIRGEIEMQPDILAKDRLLRDIDQMARQVRQLLHLAEVSESQNFTFGEVNTVDVAQDVIDYLSRKADARQVRLRLYSGNAVPPIWADRSALFVLLKNIMENAINVTPAHSTVSVLVDSVSIDVRDEGPGIKKEYLPFLFKRFWRAPDAKHDGAGLGLAICKEIAVAHEWHLTVSSLASGTSFMLRF, from the coding sequence ATGTTCAATCACATTGTTCGTAGTATGTCCGCTCGTTTATGGATTACCGCCGTCGCCGCGCTGGCCGTCACGCTGAGCCTGGTGGCAACGGTCGCGATGGTTGCATTCAATGACTATCCCGAAGCGCTGCTCGGACGCCATGAGCAGATGGAGCACATTTCGGAAGTCGCGAACGGTCTGATCTTCGACGCGGCAGGAAGACCCGAATCCGTACGCCTGACGGGCGAGACCGCGTGGCTTTTCCACGTCGTAACTTCCGAATTACGCTATCGCGTTCTGGACAGCGCCGGCACGCCGCTGCTCTGGTCGCAGAACGGCCAGCAAGACGTTGCGTGGGGCGACCTCGATATGCCGAAGTGTTCCGGCAGGGCTCAACGAGTCGTGCTTGGCGGGGAGCCGTTCGACGTGATGACGCTGCAGGTTTCCCACGGCTCGCAGAACTATTACGTGCAGACCGCGACGAGCGCGCGTTTTATTGCCGCCATCATCGGCGACAAAATCAAACCAATACCAGCTATCGTCAAGATCACAATCTTCATCGCGATGGTGACCTTCGCGCTGACCCTAACGGTCACCGTGTACCGCGTGATGAGGCCACTGCGAGAAGCTTCGCGTGCGGCCGCGTTGATTTCGCCGCGCAATCTGAAAACCCGCTTGTCGATCGATGGCATTCCAAGCGAAATTGCACCTCTGATTGACGCCTTCAACGCGGCATTGGAGCGGCTCGAAAACGGCTTCGCCGTCCAGCAGCAATTCCTCGCTTCGGCAGCGCATGAATTGCAGACACCCCTGACGCTGATTCGCGGCGAAATCGAAATGCAGCCCGACATCCTGGCAAAAGACCGGCTGTTGCGTGACATTGACCAGATGGCGCGTCAGGTTCGACAGCTTCTGCACCTCGCCGAAGTGAGCGAATCGCAGAACTTCACCTTCGGCGAGGTGAACACAGTGGATGTTGCGCAGGATGTGATCGATTATCTTTCACGCAAAGCGGATGCGCGGCAGGTCAGGTTGCGACTCTACTCGGGGAACGCCGTCCCGCCGATCTGGGCAGACCGCAGCGCGCTTTTCGTGCTGTTAAAGAACATCATGGAAAACGCGATCAACGTCACGCCTGCACACAGCACCGTGTCCGTGCTGGTCGACAGCGTATCTATCGACGTGCGCGACGAGGGGCCCGGAATCAAGAAAGAATACCTTCCGTTCCTATTCAAACGCTTCTGGCGCGCGCCGGATGCGAAGCATGACGGCGCCGGTCTCGGACTCGCCATCTGCAAGGAAATCGCGGTCGCGCACGAGTGGCACCTTACAGTCAGTTCGCTGGCCTCCGGCACCTCGTTCATGTTGCGTTTTTGA
- a CDS encoding response regulator transcription factor, with protein MKPHILVVHDDPDCRDALRACLQPNGFDVAVLYGPSKLLERLGVELPATIVMKAGDFVGGELAALRALREANYDVPVVMLGGQDDGPQRVRALASGADDIVSFPHNPLELLVKIRRVIARAYPDPLQNPGNRPPFHFGRFELCFVSRSLTFSGQQVSLLEAEYAMLNLFASASERVMSREFIAQRIRPDRPLSPTSVGTSGCIGSAAAWRSTPRSQK; from the coding sequence ATGAAACCTCATATCTTGGTTGTGCATGATGACCCAGATTGCCGTGACGCATTGCGAGCCTGCCTGCAACCGAACGGTTTCGATGTCGCGGTTCTTTACGGACCGTCGAAGCTTCTGGAGCGGCTTGGCGTTGAGCTTCCCGCAACAATCGTAATGAAGGCGGGGGATTTCGTCGGCGGTGAACTCGCCGCGCTCAGAGCACTGCGCGAGGCGAACTATGACGTCCCGGTGGTCATGCTCGGCGGTCAAGACGACGGGCCCCAACGTGTGCGCGCGCTCGCATCAGGTGCCGACGACATCGTTTCATTTCCCCACAACCCGTTGGAGCTGCTAGTGAAGATACGCCGGGTGATTGCGCGGGCCTATCCTGATCCGCTGCAGAATCCCGGGAACCGCCCGCCGTTTCACTTCGGCAGGTTCGAACTGTGTTTTGTATCCCGCAGCCTTACCTTTTCGGGCCAGCAGGTTTCACTTCTTGAAGCCGAATACGCGATGCTGAACCTGTTCGCGAGCGCTTCGGAGCGCGTTATGTCGCGCGAATTCATTGCACAACGCATACGTCCCGACAGGCCGCTCTCCCCTACCTCCGTGGGGACCTCTGGGTGCATCGGCTCCGCCGCCGCATGGAGGTCGACGCCGCGCAGCCAAAAATGA
- a CDS encoding response regulator transcription factor, with product MSRVALIEDNGRLAEMIRQALSSSGIATDVFNNISGAWYGVGRAEYSVLVVDRGLPDGDGLTFLRNLRAAGQTTPCLMLTARDALHDRVDGLESGADDYVTKPFAMSELVARVRTLMRRPRALTDLSASFGDITVDPQHRMLRCGERSLQLAPAEFQIVLTLVRSNGNTVRHAALEHAAWGLGEAVTPNALEVTVHRLRKKLAAAGARTRIVNIRGMGFNLQNDTTAINEGER from the coding sequence ATGTCGCGGGTCGCACTTATAGAAGATAACGGACGTCTGGCGGAGATGATCCGGCAGGCGTTGTCGTCGTCAGGAATCGCAACCGACGTATTCAACAACATTTCTGGAGCATGGTACGGTGTCGGTCGGGCCGAGTATTCGGTGCTGGTCGTCGATCGCGGCTTGCCCGACGGCGACGGACTGACCTTTCTGCGCAATCTGCGCGCGGCCGGGCAAACCACGCCTTGTCTTATGTTGACAGCGCGCGACGCGCTGCACGACCGGGTAGACGGTCTCGAGAGCGGCGCCGACGACTACGTGACCAAGCCGTTCGCGATGAGCGAGCTGGTTGCACGCGTGCGAACACTTATGCGGCGCCCTCGCGCGCTGACCGACCTGAGCGCATCCTTCGGCGACATCACCGTTGATCCACAGCATCGCATGCTTCGGTGCGGCGAGCGATCGTTGCAGCTGGCGCCTGCAGAGTTCCAGATCGTCCTGACGCTGGTTCGGTCCAACGGCAACACCGTCCGCCACGCGGCGCTCGAACATGCGGCATGGGGACTCGGGGAAGCGGTCACACCCAATGCGCTAGAGGTCACCGTGCATCGTCTGCGCAAGAAACTCGCCGCCGCCGGCGCACGAACGCGAATCGTTAATATCCGCGGCATGGGTTTCAACCTTCAGAACGACACGACAGCGATAAACGAAGGCGAGCGATGA
- a CDS encoding MipA/OmpV family protein, giving the protein MNTRTLCKHPFLLTVASAVLYSGTVWAGVDRPELPDADDSGVTILNNATNVTHWGLGAGAGFEAAPYKNYGTKFTPIPLFYFDNKWVHAFGTALDLKVGKWAGVNVALRASYAVGDGYKGSDAPILNGMQDRNGAFWYGPSLSWHTAYGTLSSDFLAGGNKGQQAEIGFFKEFEYGEFTFAPHAGIQWLSSKYVDYYYGVRPSEVRAGRPAYNGKSTWNESMGARVDYRLTAHQGLLFDIGVSHLGTGTTDSPLVGKRYVPQVKVGYLYQFR; this is encoded by the coding sequence GTGAACACGAGAACCCTGTGCAAGCATCCGTTCCTCCTGACCGTCGCGTCGGCCGTTCTGTACTCGGGAACGGTGTGGGCCGGTGTAGATCGTCCGGAGCTGCCTGATGCGGACGATTCGGGAGTGACAATCCTCAATAACGCGACTAACGTCACGCACTGGGGGCTCGGCGCCGGAGCCGGATTTGAAGCCGCGCCTTACAAGAACTATGGAACCAAATTCACCCCGATTCCCCTCTTCTACTTTGACAACAAATGGGTGCACGCCTTCGGCACCGCGCTGGATCTAAAAGTCGGCAAATGGGCTGGCGTTAATGTAGCGCTGCGCGCGAGCTACGCGGTGGGCGACGGCTATAAGGGCTCCGATGCCCCGATTTTGAACGGGATGCAGGACCGCAACGGAGCGTTCTGGTATGGCCCGTCGCTGTCGTGGCACACGGCGTACGGCACCTTATCGAGCGACTTCCTTGCAGGCGGGAATAAAGGGCAGCAGGCCGAAATTGGCTTCTTCAAGGAATTCGAATACGGCGAATTCACGTTCGCGCCTCATGCCGGGATCCAATGGCTCAGCAGCAAGTACGTCGATTACTATTATGGCGTGCGACCCTCCGAGGTACGCGCTGGGCGTCCCGCTTACAATGGAAAGTCTACCTGGAACGAATCGATGGGCGCGCGCGTCGACTACCGTTTGACCGCTCATCAAGGCTTGCTATTTGACATTGGTGTTTCCCATCTGGGCACCGGCACGACCGACAGTCCGCTAGTCGGGAAACGCTATGTTCCGCAAGTAAAGGTCGGCTACTTGTACCAATTCCGGTAA
- a CDS encoding DUF2867 domain-containing protein: MHTDAKIEQAGLPPASQLMPSYGRAEFADAFSVDLQEAASHDAEFIARHIFDHQPEWIAALLVLRDFLVRPFGLKRAADLRAEGDDRINIFRVFGRYPNEIVLGEDDTHLNFRVSVLVQPPSDGRPHLVIVNARFLQSPARSRFYRVDRAVPPHGRATLASSCTEKRMARLSG, from the coding sequence ATGCACACAGACGCGAAGATCGAACAGGCTGGCTTGCCTCCGGCCTCACAACTGATGCCGTCTTACGGCCGAGCCGAATTTGCCGACGCATTTTCGGTCGATCTGCAAGAGGCCGCGTCCCACGACGCGGAGTTTATCGCGCGACACATCTTCGACCATCAGCCCGAATGGATTGCGGCACTACTGGTATTACGTGATTTCCTGGTACGGCCGTTTGGTCTGAAGCGCGCCGCGGATCTCAGGGCCGAAGGCGACGACAGGATAAACATTTTCCGGGTATTTGGGCGATATCCGAATGAAATTGTGCTAGGGGAGGACGATACGCATCTGAATTTCCGCGTGTCAGTGCTCGTACAGCCACCATCAGATGGACGCCCTCACCTGGTGATCGTAAACGCTCGTTTTCTACAATCGCCTGCTCGGTCGCGCTTCTATCGCGTTGATCGGGCCGTTCCACCGCATGGTCGTGCGACGCTCGCTTCGTCATGCACAGAAAAGCGGATGGCCCGCCTAAGCGGATAA
- a CDS encoding Tn3 family transposase: MSTVHETIYPVLPAEPGAAELKAAFTPSTAEIRFVRRQSRQEATAMLIMVQLKLLQRLGYFPMLSDVPPVIIDHIRTAMRARALPRTAIARYDISGTRIRHQKLLRAWLDIQPFDADETVWLADLASGEARTKVELPDIINVLVEELVRRRYELPPLSTLQRIATQARNDLNETIWTTISGALDAAMIERIDGVLVIKAGKSCWDDLKQEPKRPAARAIASFLKHINGIRKLAEGLPAPPAILSVSKRAQLVTEARALNVAELRSLKVAKRHALAVLFIQAQLQKALDDVAEIFIKVMRKFETYAKVRLQKYQLEHTGVLEGLVGQFRDVLQILQDEGVSERQRLPKIREALGDPSAALAQCNEHIAYAGQFDLPFMLVPYRNQRSLLFQCLDVLPLRSSSQDRAVLVALAWLQGSRNAHREYLLLTENDLANLPLDWLPDKWMRAVFPHGRDSRMLHRRFFELGVFSQIMRELNSGDLYVEGSDRFDDYRMHQVSDEEFRRELPRYCEIVGLPTNGKSFTKDLRDRLNAALDETDANFPANDSIEFVDQELVIHKPDKEPEPPNRTLIDQAITASMPQISILDLLTETEQWLDLHKLFGPLSGFDAKVDDPRKRFITTLFCYGCNLGPSQTARSVKGLSRKQVAWLNLKHVTEERLDKANVKVINAYNQFALPKYWGSGKRAPADGTKWSLYEQNLLSEYHVRYGGYGGIGYYHVSDMYIALFSHFIPCGVHEAVYILDGLIQNGADIKPDTIHGDTQAQSGPVFGLSYVTGINLMPRMRNIKDLVLYKADKRRKYEHIDSLCRQTIDWTLIERHYPDMMRVAVSIKAGKMTPSTILRRLGSESTKNKLYFAFRELGRVIRTLFLLKYLNDPELRRTIHAATNKSEQFNDFAQWLMFGGEGVIAENVRHEQRKVIKYNHLVANMVILYNVQWMSRKLKELQQKGHPIDAEVLKVLSPYRREHINRLGDYLLDLQRSVPPLDPTIDFAFKSAA, from the coding sequence ATGAGCACCGTCCACGAGACCATCTATCCGGTGCTGCCTGCCGAGCCGGGCGCGGCGGAGCTGAAAGCTGCGTTCACGCCGAGCACCGCGGAAATCCGCTTTGTGCGCCGGCAATCCCGGCAGGAAGCTACCGCCATGCTGATCATGGTCCAGTTGAAACTGCTGCAGCGTCTCGGCTACTTCCCGATGCTCTCGGACGTGCCGCCGGTCATCATCGATCACATCCGGACCGCGATGCGAGCCCGGGCGTTGCCCCGGACGGCGATCGCGCGGTACGACATATCCGGAACTCGCATCCGGCACCAGAAGCTGCTGCGCGCCTGGCTCGACATCCAGCCGTTCGACGCGGACGAGACGGTGTGGCTCGCCGATCTCGCGTCGGGGGAGGCAAGGACCAAAGTCGAGCTGCCCGACATCATCAACGTGCTGGTCGAGGAACTGGTCCGCCGCCGTTACGAACTACCGCCACTGTCGACGCTTCAGCGCATCGCCACGCAGGCGCGCAACGACCTCAATGAAACGATCTGGACGACGATCTCCGGTGCACTGGACGCGGCCATGATCGAAAGGATCGATGGGGTCCTCGTCATCAAGGCCGGCAAGTCGTGCTGGGACGATCTGAAGCAGGAGCCGAAGAGGCCAGCTGCGCGGGCGATCGCGAGCTTCCTCAAACATATCAACGGGATCAGGAAACTGGCGGAAGGCTTGCCGGCACCGCCCGCGATCCTGTCCGTCAGCAAGCGGGCACAGCTAGTCACTGAAGCACGGGCGCTCAATGTCGCGGAACTGCGTTCGCTCAAGGTAGCGAAGCGTCATGCGCTCGCGGTACTCTTCATCCAGGCGCAGTTGCAGAAGGCACTTGACGATGTCGCCGAGATCTTCATCAAGGTCATGCGCAAGTTCGAGACCTACGCGAAGGTCCGGCTTCAAAAATATCAACTCGAACACACCGGCGTGCTGGAGGGACTGGTCGGACAGTTCCGGGACGTCCTGCAGATCCTTCAGGATGAAGGGGTATCAGAACGCCAACGGTTGCCGAAAATCCGCGAGGCGCTCGGCGACCCATCCGCAGCGCTTGCACAATGCAACGAGCACATCGCCTATGCCGGCCAGTTCGACCTGCCGTTCATGCTCGTGCCGTACCGGAACCAGCGCTCACTGCTGTTCCAGTGCCTGGACGTGCTGCCGTTGCGATCGAGTTCGCAGGACCGCGCGGTACTGGTCGCACTCGCCTGGCTGCAGGGCTCCCGGAACGCCCACCGCGAATACCTGCTGCTCACGGAGAACGACCTCGCAAACCTGCCGCTGGACTGGCTACCGGATAAGTGGATGCGTGCGGTATTCCCGCACGGTCGGGACAGCCGTATGCTGCATCGTCGGTTCTTTGAACTGGGCGTCTTCAGCCAGATCATGCGCGAGCTGAATTCCGGCGATCTCTACGTCGAGGGCAGCGATCGCTTCGACGACTACCGCATGCACCAGGTCTCCGACGAGGAATTCAGGCGTGAGCTGCCGCGCTATTGCGAGATCGTGGGGCTGCCCACGAACGGCAAGAGCTTCACGAAGGATCTGCGGGACCGTCTGAACGCGGCGCTCGACGAGACCGATGCGAACTTCCCGGCGAACGACAGCATCGAGTTCGTCGATCAGGAACTCGTCATTCACAAACCGGACAAGGAGCCCGAACCACCGAACCGGACGCTGATCGATCAGGCGATCACGGCATCGATGCCGCAGATCAGCATCCTGGATCTCCTCACCGAAACCGAGCAGTGGCTGGACCTGCATAAACTGTTCGGCCCGCTGTCCGGGTTCGACGCGAAGGTCGACGATCCGCGCAAGCGCTTCATCACCACGCTGTTCTGCTACGGCTGCAATCTCGGCCCAAGCCAGACGGCGCGCTCGGTGAAAGGGCTCAGCCGCAAGCAGGTCGCCTGGCTGAACCTGAAACATGTCACCGAGGAGCGGCTCGACAAGGCGAACGTGAAAGTGATCAACGCGTACAACCAGTTCGCGTTGCCGAAATACTGGGGCAGTGGCAAGCGTGCGCCGGCGGACGGCACCAAATGGAGCCTGTACGAGCAGAACCTGCTGTCCGAGTATCACGTCCGCTATGGCGGATACGGCGGGATCGGCTACTACCACGTGTCCGACATGTACATCGCGCTGTTCAGCCACTTCATCCCGTGTGGCGTTCACGAAGCCGTCTATATCCTTGACGGACTGATCCAGAACGGTGCCGACATCAAGCCCGACACGATCCACGGCGATACGCAGGCGCAGAGCGGTCCGGTGTTCGGCCTGTCCTACGTGACGGGCATCAACCTGATGCCGCGCATGCGCAACATCAAGGACCTCGTGCTGTACAAGGCCGACAAGCGTCGCAAGTATGAGCACATCGACAGCCTTTGTCGCCAGACCATCGACTGGACGCTGATCGAGCGACACTATCCTGACATGATGCGCGTCGCGGTATCGATCAAGGCGGGCAAGATGACGCCGTCGACAATACTGCGTCGCCTCGGCTCGGAGAGCACGAAGAACAAGCTGTACTTTGCGTTTCGGGAACTCGGGCGTGTGATCCGGACACTGTTCCTGCTGAAATATCTCAATGACCCGGAGTTGCGCCGCACGATTCACGCGGCGACCAACAAGAGCGAGCAGTTCAATGACTTCGCGCAGTGGTTGATGTTCGGCGGCGAAGGCGTCATCGCCGAAAACGTCCGGCACGAGCAGCGCAAAGTGATCAAGTACAACCACCTCGTCGCGAACATGGTGATCCTGTACAACGTGCAGTGGATGTCGCGCAAACTGAAGGAGTTGCAGCAGAAGGGGCATCCGATCGACGCCGAGGTGCTCAAAGTGCTGTCGCCGTACCGGCGGGAGCACATCAATCGGCTCGGCGACTATCTGCTGGATCTCCAGCGATCCGTTCCGCCACTCGATCCAACCATTGATTTCGCATTTAAATCAGCAGCTTAG
- a CDS encoding site-specific integrase: MPNVPPPPSLPDTPSLSALRAWYAGVDSREAVERYCPQALEGGHSARGVIGCIRRQIADFALNRHRADLARPFQCAAGERSRNRKAATRALDMLPSLPVPHPQVSDPVDAWLPPRVVPVLHRHGIRTLADLTMRIPRRRQWWLAIPGLGERSARRIEGFFAAHPALTERARALVVVATPDPVVPWESIHVPHEVDGSRGTFRAPKRMCALEADNDYQAISAWLERHEAAETRRAYRREAERLMLWAIVERGKALSSLTSEDATAYRAFLRHPTPRARWVAPARPRSSPEWRPFTGALSPDSIAYALSVLGAMFRWLIEQRYVLANSFAGLKVRGAQRNGELDISRAFTAGEWELIRTIADGLEWSHGWTVPAAQRLRFVLDFGYATGLRAGELVGVTLGGIETGARGERWLHLTGKGAKAGKVVLPPLATHALDQYLVQRGLPVTSARWQPDTSLLGHLDAPGGITTPRLREVLRRFFHAAADAIEADHPALAGKLRRATPHWMRHTHATHALANGATLTTVRDNLRHASITTTSIYLDDDEVQRTRQIERIFARRPPA; the protein is encoded by the coding sequence ATGCCGAACGTTCCGCCACCACCCTCCCTTCCCGACACCCCGTCCCTGTCCGCGCTGCGCGCGTGGTACGCGGGCGTCGACTCGCGCGAGGCAGTCGAGCGCTATTGCCCGCAGGCGCTCGAAGGGGGCCATTCGGCGCGTGGCGTGATTGGCTGCATTCGCCGGCAGATCGCCGATTTCGCCCTCAACCGTCACCGCGCCGATCTGGCCCGGCCGTTCCAGTGTGCGGCCGGCGAACGGAGCCGTAACCGCAAGGCGGCGACCCGGGCGTTGGACATGCTGCCGTCGCTGCCGGTCCCGCACCCGCAGGTGAGCGATCCAGTCGATGCCTGGCTGCCGCCTCGCGTTGTCCCGGTGCTGCATCGGCACGGCATCCGGACGCTGGCCGATCTGACCATGCGCATTCCCCGTCGCCGGCAGTGGTGGCTTGCGATTCCCGGACTCGGTGAACGAAGCGCTCGCCGGATCGAAGGCTTCTTTGCCGCTCATCCGGCGCTCACCGAGCGGGCTCGCGCACTGGTCGTGGTGGCGACGCCAGACCCCGTGGTGCCGTGGGAAAGCATTCACGTACCACATGAAGTCGATGGGTCGCGCGGCACTTTCCGCGCGCCGAAGCGAATGTGCGCGCTCGAGGCCGATAATGACTATCAGGCGATCAGCGCCTGGCTCGAACGGCACGAAGCCGCTGAAACACGACGCGCCTATCGCAGGGAGGCCGAGCGCCTGATGCTCTGGGCCATCGTCGAGCGCGGCAAGGCGTTGTCCTCGCTCACGAGCGAGGATGCGACCGCCTATCGCGCCTTCCTACGCCATCCAACGCCGCGTGCCCGCTGGGTCGCGCCGGCGCGGCCGCGATCATCGCCCGAGTGGCGTCCGTTCACGGGCGCGCTGTCGCCAGATTCAATCGCCTACGCACTGTCTGTGCTCGGTGCGATGTTCCGCTGGCTGATCGAGCAGCGCTACGTCCTGGCGAATTCGTTCGCGGGTCTCAAGGTGCGCGGGGCGCAGCGCAACGGTGAACTGGACATCTCGCGGGCCTTTACGGCGGGCGAGTGGGAACTGATCCGGACCATTGCCGACGGGCTCGAATGGTCGCACGGCTGGACGGTACCGGCCGCGCAGCGTCTGCGCTTCGTGCTCGACTTTGGATACGCGACCGGCCTGCGCGCGGGCGAGCTGGTCGGCGTCACGCTCGGCGGCATCGAAACCGGCGCGCGCGGCGAGCGTTGGCTGCATCTCACCGGCAAGGGCGCGAAGGCCGGCAAGGTGGTGTTGCCGCCGCTGGCAACGCACGCGCTGGACCAATATCTCGTTCAGCGTGGACTACCGGTAACCTCAGCCCGCTGGCAGCCGGACACGTCGCTGCTTGGCCATCTCGATGCGCCCGGCGGCATCACCACGCCGCGCCTGAGGGAGGTGCTGCGCCGGTTCTTCCATGCCGCCGCCGACGCCATCGAGGCGGACCACCCGGCGCTCGCCGGCAAGCTGCGGCGCGCGACCCCGCACTGGATGCGCCATACGCACGCGACACACGCACTTGCCAACGGCGCGACGCTTACCACCGTGCGCGATAACCTGCGTCACGCGTCAATCACGACCACCTCGATCTACCTGGACGACGACGAAGTCCAGCGGACCCGGCAGATCGAGCGGATTTTTGCGCGACGGCCGCCGGCATGA
- a CDS encoding transporter substrate-binding domain-containing protein has translation MKITIAYIEEPPFGWTGRDQAAMGADIELADVVLRAIGVSTIHHHLTSFDELLPGIQEGRWDMNVPLFVTPERAQRVAFSVPVWSIGDGFLLHCGNPKVLTSYEAVAARSDARLGIIAGQVQFESAKSAGVLDRQIVLFKDQPDAISALRAGMIDAYASTAVGNRVLAESADNAALEAVAHNNGGDGRVPIGAFSFNKSNHDLIKAVNKRLIEYLGSADHRARMERYGLTHTEIDGAIISQSAKY, from the coding sequence ATGAAAATCACAATCGCATACATCGAGGAACCACCTTTCGGCTGGACCGGCCGAGATCAAGCTGCGATGGGTGCGGACATCGAATTAGCTGACGTAGTGCTTCGGGCTATCGGTGTATCCACCATACATCATCACCTGACCTCGTTCGACGAACTTTTGCCCGGTATACAGGAAGGCCGCTGGGACATGAACGTGCCCTTGTTCGTGACCCCTGAACGTGCACAACGTGTTGCGTTCAGTGTACCGGTCTGGTCGATAGGCGATGGATTCCTGCTGCATTGCGGTAATCCGAAAGTGCTTACGAGTTACGAGGCAGTAGCGGCGCGGAGCGATGCGCGGCTTGGAATCATTGCGGGGCAAGTGCAGTTTGAATCCGCGAAGTCGGCGGGCGTGCTCGATCGCCAGATCGTCCTGTTCAAAGACCAGCCGGATGCAATAAGCGCCCTTCGCGCTGGAATGATCGATGCATACGCCAGCACCGCTGTCGGCAATCGTGTCCTTGCAGAAAGTGCGGATAACGCAGCCTTGGAAGCGGTCGCGCACAACAACGGCGGAGACGGACGTGTTCCTATCGGCGCATTCTCGTTCAATAAGTCCAATCACGACCTTATTAAGGCTGTGAACAAGCGACTTATCGAGTATCTCGGTTCAGCCGACCACCGTGCCCGCATGGAAAGGTACGGCCTCACGCATACGGAGATTGACGGCGCGATCATAAGCCAATCCGCGAAGTACTAG